The nucleotide sequence GCCATCCTGAAGCTCGTTggcgcacgcacgagcaTGCGCACGCTGGTTTGTCGGGTCTACATGTACTTTGTGGAGAGGTCGGAGGATAAGATGCAGGTCCGACTGGCGCCGACCGTCAAGCACGCACAGCGCGGAGCAGCCAACGTGCATTACCCAGAATGGATACGGGAGACGGTGGCCGAGCATGAGCAACGTGACGCCGATGCAACGCCGAGCGAAGCATCAGCACCAGCGGACGCCGGcaccgacaccgccgccaacCCAGGGGACCGCCAAGGCAGTGCTACTTACCGTACCACCCgaagcggcggtgctgtgctgcagtcCAGTGACACGACGAGGGCCTTCCCGGTGATGCGTGTGCGAAGGCCAATCAAAAGCCTCCTTTGCGCGAGATCGTTCAAGTCTCTCTCCGCTACTGTGAGGGCGACTGCGTCTCCGGAAGCCTTGCCTACTGCTATGCGACTGAGTTCCCCTGGTAGACAAGCAGATGCCAGCACAGGTACAAGAGGGAGCTCCAATCTCACCATCCACAAAGGCGACGGTGGCGTTATCGCGTTGTCTTCCGTGCCAACTGGCGAGATCGGCTACCCCTTTCTGGCGTTGGCCACACAGCCAGCCGACGCGTGGCCGTGGTGGGCGAAGctgctgtgcgtgctgcCATTTGACACGTACGTGCCGCTGGGCCACCTCTGCATCCACTACTGTCCTGGCCTCGCGCCCGACCACGTCCATCGCGCGTGGAGAGCCACGGACGCGTCCCTTCCGCCGACAACATCAACtgacaacacacacacgccgatCCCGCTCTCGTTGCTTCGTGCGCCGACGACATCTCGCAAGGTGCGATTGCGTCCCTTCTGGCTCTCACCAGGCTGCACGGCAGAGCTGGAGAGCACGGTGATGCCGGCAGGCCtcgtgaagcagctgcgcccaGCGTGGCTGTCGGTCTCCCGTGTGCTAGCCAAGCTCACCCCTGAAGCGCGAGAAGAGAGCTTTGCCTTGGCCCTTCGTCGTCCTTCCGCCGCTGGTCTATCCGCCGAAGAAGCGCTCGTGATGGTACTGCGTGACTGCGGCCGTGGCTGCTGGGTGCAAGAGGACGGTGCAAAGGTTCGTCAGTATGCGGCTTCCAGCGCGCTGGATGACCACTTCCACGCAtcgctctcgctgctgtACGGCTTCAGCTCCGCACATGCGTGGGAGCCACTGCCGACGGTGTTGGACCGCGCGGCAGAGCACGTacgctctctcttcgcacATTCACAAGTGCCCCCACTGGCGTCGCCGAACACGGTTGGATTGATTGGTATGCTACGCcaagcgccgcctgcagagCTCAAAGCATTTCTCACGCGGCATGCGCAGTGGCTGCAAGTGAAGGCGACTGACGGCAGTGAGACGAGCGACGGGGCGGCGGCCCAGCTGCTTGTACGTAGGCGGGCGGCTCTGGTCTCATTctgaagggagagagaagcccGCAGGTATTCGTGTGAGAGGCACTGGCAGAGGCATGGATGAGGTCGTCGGTGTTTATGTTGGGCTGTTCAgggcggggggtgggtgggtgggaagGTAACAAGTGAGTGCCTCTTCCACGCACACTGGCTCCCACACCGACCTCTTCCCAGGTGAGGATGCGCGCAGGCATATCGTGGGTGGCCTGGTCGCGCATGAGTGGATCACCACAatgtttgcttctctctctctctctcgctcgtaGCCCTTTTTGCCCCTTTCAGGCGTTTGCGATGCGCTGGAGGCCTCTGCACAGCGCGCGCAACGAGCTGACAAGCTGGCCGAGGAAGGCAGCACGAAGTTGTGTCTATCAACTGCCCCATACATCACCATGAAGAGGCTACATGCTCGTTTAATTACCACTACCACTGCGCCGTGTGGGTAGCGCTGGCTCCGCTCCTGATGAATCTACTCATACGCGGCTAACAAGGCCTTTTCCATTCTTGCGGCATGCGCGCATCGTACCGATGAGGCCCGAGCTACTTAGCTGGCAGCCGCATCGTATCGTTCATGCTCACCGTTCAGCGAGCACGGCTGCTTGTGGACAAGGTGAAAATGTCCTCTGCTGTCCGCAAACAACACAGCGGATGTTCTGCTTAATACGCAAAGGTGTTCTGTACCACTTCACCTTCTCCATTACTGATGTCCTCACCAACACCATCGACGTGTGCAAACTGGCCtttgcttccctctctttgcctccGTGCCCTGCGACCCCCTCCACCTGCCCGCGTGCTTGCACACGACCACGCGGCGGTTGAACCGGCACTCCTTGTGAGTCATATTGTGCCAAACGCTTCATTGTATATCACCGGCACTTCAACCGCTTGAATACCACAGTAAAagtgtgtttctcttttgtttctcctcctcttcccatacgcccacgcacgcgcgacTACGTCTGGTCTCTGCCGTTTGTCTGCCGCCTCTACAATTCTACGCGCTTTCGCAAATATCAGCCGTGCTCGGGCCCCATACACAGTAGAAACAGTGGAGCGAAGGATCACAAGCGGGGCAGGACACATCGTCCGACAACAAGTGCTCACCAGAACTCGCCCAGTCAGTCCCCACCACGCCACACAACAATCCCGcactcttttccctctccttcacgaCCTCTGTGCTGCTAACCTTTCAGTCGCTCTGTATATCActaccctctcccccttttcactcttccttccctctaTCTGCTGAGGTGTCCTCGGAGGCGCCCCAGCACCTGTCCAGAGGATCTCCTGAAAGCGATAGACACAGGAGTAAAGAAACGCTCGTATCCCCCCTAACACCACTAACTTCAaattctcttctcttcttgttgaatatccccttctctccctttgtttttgttttctcaGTACACACACTTtcttccaccccctccctcccccaagTCTCTATCCCTTTTCTCCACCCACATCTTCATAAGCGACGACGATGGGGCTAAACGGGTCTGAGAAGGACGCCGCCGCGTTCGAGGAGAACCCCACGAGCCCGCTCGATGCAGAGATGCCCCCGCagaagccgcagcgccgtcagtCTGTGCTGTCGAAGGCTGTGAGCGAACACGATGTGAACGCGACAGGCCCTATGGGGGacctgctgccgccgtcgaaGGGCCTAAcaacggaggaggcggaggagctgctggcgaagTACGGGCGCAACGAGCTGCCGGAGAAGAGGACGCCGAGCTGGCTGATCTACGTGCGCGGCCTGTGGGGCCCGAtgcctgctgcgctgtggaTTGCGATCATCATCGAGTTTGCCCTGGAGAACTGGCCGGACGGCGCCATTCTGTTGGCTATTCAGATCGCGAACGCAACGATCGGGTGGTTCGAGACGATCAAAgccggcgacgccgtcgctgccctGAAGAACTCGCTGAAGCCAACTGCGACTGTGTACCGCGACTCGAAGTGGCAGCAGATCGATGCTGCACTGCTGGTGCCTGGCGACCTTGTGAAGCTCGCTTCCGGCTCCGCGGTGCCTGCGGACTGCAGCATCAACGAGGGCGTGATCGACGTGGACGAGGCTGCGCTGACAGGCGAGTCGCTGCCTGTAACGATGGGCCCGGAGCACATGCCGAAGATGGGGTCGAACGTTGTGCGCGGCGAAGTGGAGGGCACGGTGCAGTACACCGGCACGCTGACGTTCTTCGGCAAGaccgctgcactgctgcagtCCGTGGAGTCGGACCTGGGCAACATCCACGTGATTCTTGCCCGCGTGATGATTGCGCTGTGCGCCATCTCGTTTGTGCTGTGCATGTGCTGCTTCATCTACCTGCTGGCGCGGTTCTACGAGTCGTTCCGCCGCGCGCTGCAGttcgcggtggtggtgctggtcgTGTCGATCCCGATTGCGCTGGAGATTgtggtgacgacgacgctTGCGGTTGGGTCCAAGCACCTGTCGAAGCACAAAATCATCGTGACGAAGCTGTCGGCGATCGAGATGATGTCCGGCGTGAACATGCTGTGCTCTGACAAGACGGGCACACTGACGCTGAACAAGATGGAGATCCAGGAGCAGTGCTTCACGTtcgaggagggcagcgatCTGCACTCGACGTTGGTGCTAGCGGCGCTTGCTGCGAAGTGGCGCGAGCCGCCGCGCGATGCGCTGGACACGATGGTGCTGGGCGCGGCGGACCTGGACGAGTGCGACAACTACGAGCAGCTGAGCTTCTTGCCGTTCGACCCGACGACGAAGCGCACTGCGGCGACGCTTGTGGACCGGCGCACCGGCGAGAAGTTCGACGTGACGAAGGGCGCGCCGCACGTGATTCTGCAGATGGTGTACAACCAGGATGAGATCAACGACGAGGTGGTGGACATCATCGACAGCCTCGCTACGCGCGGTGTCCGGTGCCTCTCCGTGGCGAAGACGGATCAGCAGGGTCGCTGGCACATGGCCGGCATCCTGACGTTCCTGGACCCGCCGCGCCCGGACACAAAGGATACGATCCGTCGCAGCAAGGAGTACGGCGTGGACGTGAAGATGATCACCGGCGACCACTTGCTGATCGCAAAGGAGATGTGCCGCATGCTGAACCTTGACCCGAACATCCTGACGGCGGACAAGCTGCCGCAGATCAAGGACGCGAACGACCTGCCGGCCGACCTTGGCGAGAAGTACGGCGACATGATGCTGTCTGTCGGCGGGTTCGCGCAGGTGTTCCCGGAGCACAAGTTCATGATTGTGGAgacgctgcgccagcgcggGTTCACGTGCGCGATGACGGGCGACGGTGTGAACGACGCGCCCGCGCTGAAGCGCGCCGACGTGGGTATTGCGGTGCACGGTGCGACGGacgctgcgcgcgctgcggcggaCATGGTACTGACGGAGCCCGGTCTGAGCGTGGTAGTGGAGGCGATGCTTGTGTCACGTGAGGTGTTCCAGCGCATGCTGTCGTTTCTGACGTACCGTATCTctgcgacgctgcagctcgtgtgcttcttcttcatcgCGTGCTTCAGCCTGACACCGAAGAGCTACGGCAGCATGGACCCGCACTTCCAGTTCTTCCACCTGCCCGTGCTGATGTTCATGCTGATCACGCTGCTGAACGACGGCTGCCTGATGACGATTGGCTACGACCACGTGGTTCCGTCGGAGCGGCCGCAGAAGTGGAACCTGCCGGTGGTGTTCGTGAGCGCGTCAATTCTGGCTGCGGTCGCGTGCGGGTCGTCGCTGATGCTTCTGTGGATCGGCCTGGAGGCCTACAGCCCTCTCTACTACCCGAACTCGTGGTTCCGCCACCTtggcctcgcgcagctgccgcagggcAAGCTCGTGACGATGATGTACCTGAAGATCTCGATTTCGGACTTCCTGACGCTCTTCTCGTCGCGCACGGGTGGCCACTTCTTCTTCTACATGGCACCAAGCCCGATCCTGCTCTGCGGCGCGCTCATCTCGCTATTCGTGTCGACGATGGCTGCGTCGTTCTGGCACAAGTCGCACCCCGATGGTGTGCTGACGGAGGGTCTCGCGTGGGGCCAGTCGAACTCGGAGAggctgttgccgctgtggGTGTGGATCTACTGCATTGTGTGGTGGTTCGTGCAGGACATCGTGAAGGTCTTGGCGCACATCTGCATGCACGCCGTGGATCtgtttgggtgtgtgtcggACACTGCGGGCTCCGGGGCGGTCAAGCCGTACAGCGacggtgtggaggaggctgtGGGTTTACCCCACGATAAGAAGTAGTGCTGCAGGAGAAACGCAAAGTAAGTGGGGACGTGGCGTGGGTAAAGAGGCTCAACTGTACGTGTGGGTGATTGACAGGAAAAGGCTAATGACGTTGTTAGTGTCACTTTTTTTCTGGTGTGTTGCTGATGGACGATGTCGCCGTGTGTGGCAAGTCAGTGCGCTTCCCCTACGTCTGCGTTATGGCGATTTTGTGttgtccccctctcccccctcatAACTTGTTGCAGGTTAATTCAGAGTTCATGTGTGTTGTGCCGGTGGAGGAAGGACGGTGTAGTGTTGCTTCCCCAGCTGtgcttctctgtctctgtgctGTTGTTTCTTCAAACTCTTGCAGTCGTTGGCACGCATAATTAAGCGGCGTGTCTGGTAGATGTACTGCATCGGACGGAGGTGTGCTACGGCgcatctctttttttgttctcaGTGCACACCGGGATGACGTGCGCGGGGTGCCGCCCCGCATGGATGCGACTCTGTTAAACGTTTCCTACCACGTCTTGGTTTAGTTATGCATCCCCGCATGCAGGTGTAGTTGcttgttttccctttcttttgtttgcttgtggCTCTCTCTGCTATTCCAGTTTGTTCCCTTACGCCATCGAACTGGAGGTGGTCGCCTCCACGTTGCAGCATGGCGGGTGCTCATATACACACAACGACACCCGCACCAAGTGTTCCCCTCTGATTTTCCTTTGGTTGTGCTTGGTACTGTATGGTGCGAGGCATGCGTGCGAGTCTGCGGGGAAGCAGGACACATGGACACCTCAAAGTCGTTTCCTTCTCCCCGTCTCTGTTTagcgcctctctttcctctaGAGCGCATGCGGCTTCCACGGGTAAGGCAGAAGACGGCTTGCacctgcaggcggcggcggtggtggaggactCTGGGCGGGTGTAATGCATCGTCTCTTCGTTGGCGGTTGTTTTATTGTGCGCTCTTCCTTcactttttctctttttttttttttctatcAACGGAGGACAAAACATGCGTGGCGGCCGGTGCGCACGGGTAAAGTTGAATGTGCGtgccgccgtcaccaccggcctctcctccctccttccctgccTTTCTTTTATGATAAGGGGGACGGGGACGGGGCGGGAGTCTGCAGATGGGCTTACGCGAAAGAGTGtgtcttcccccctttccggcccctctctcgctttctccttcttcatGCGGTGCTATGgtgtctttcctcttcgctgtgTTCTTGATGGTCTGCATGACTGTTGCTGCTTGTCGACAGTTGAGCACCATCAAGTCTGTGAGGTGTGTTCGTGTATCAGCGCGGAAGCGATGGGGAATGCAGAAAGACCGCAATACTCGAGCTACAGTAggcacctcctccctttttcctttcccctctttctcttcttttccgtTTTGTTTCACTTCTTCACTCTCGTACTTGCGAGTATTATTAAAATGTGTGCACCCCCGCGTTCACTGGgagtgtgcgcgcgtgtgtgcgtggggagGGCGCAAAGAGGGGTTGACCGAGCTGTATAGGTGCATTACTGTTTTTACCTTTGCCTCTTCGACCGTAGTTccacttctctccttcgTCTGCTcatttgtgtgcgtgtcacttttgctttccctctctctcctctgttctctctctgtactgCCGTATTGTCATgatttccctcccccccgaGGATGCACTaggagcaccaccaccaccgctgatggttgtttcgctctctccctggCGTCACTCACATCTCTTTCCTCGCGACCTCTGAGTATCCGCGTGTGGAGTGCGATGCCTGTGCCCTTATATGCGTATTTCTGGAGTTGATTCTGGGCGCAGGAGGttaagagagagaaagacgtgcgctcagagagagagagagagagcgagcacCAAAGGGTGGAGCAATAGGCGGGCAATGatgggcggaggagggggagggggccgtGACGCAGCCGGGGGGATAGAGTCACCCCCACAGACGGGGTCTCCCTTTTCCGAAGTCAAAGCCGTGCGGCGTTAGTTTCTCGCTTGCTTGTGATGCTTTTTGTTATTTCATGCTTTGCGTTCTCCATCTTTTTCGTTTGCTAATAATTCCCCactgcccctctcccctctatttcccccctttccaccatttccgcttctccctcctcctcttcgccacACCCGTGCGCGAGTTTGCTTTTCATAGTGCGCGGGACGTAGGAGTAGAGTGGCTGGAGCGATTGCCatgctggcggcggtgaatTCAGTGAGCGCAGCGCATGTCCAGGGGTAACAAGATGCGCATTGAGCTCCTTAAAGTACGTTAGGGTAGAACAGTCGTGCAGAACGACAACATCAAAAAAACTAAAAGGAGCGACTTGAAAGTGAGGGGGCGGCGGGACGAAGAGAAGGGCTCCGAGGCCGCCgcagcaagaagaagagtgccgctgcttctctacccactgctgctgctgctgctgctgcttccttTGCCtattttcctttccttctcgcatccctgcggcgctgcataCCCAAGCACACATGCCGACGTGGGTTTAGGCTGAGCGCCAcaaagggagggggcggcggaCTGGGGGACGGTGCTGTCCACCACCCGCCGAAGCGACAGCCGAGGCTACACGATGTGCCGGTACATTTTTTTAGGGGTAAGCGGGTGACTACCTCAGCCCCCTTTGCCCAGTGAAAGTGTGCAAGTTTCATAGAGGTCTAtgtgtgtgcacatgtgGAAGGGGGTGACCGTTGGTGTTGCCAGTGCGATGCCAGGGActttgcccctccccccccttccctgagTGCGAAGCAAACTCCTAGCTTGAATTTTTCCACACAGGCATCTCTTCTcacttctttctctctttgcgcAAACTGCGGCTTCCTCTTTTCATTCACTCAACCTCAGCACTGTGCGTGTTTCCTTCCTCGGCGTCGGTCCTACCAGAGCACTGGACATGCCCATGCACATTTACTACGATCGTCTTTCGCCTCTGCCTTTAAGCACGCCCTCAGGGACGAAgaacagacacacacgccagtgcgtggcatctcagGGCCCCGCGCCCCCAACTCTGTGCGGggtgccaagcagcccctcccccgcatccctgccaacgccgagccgcctctggtgcTGACAGGGCCATGCCCCCACGACGTAGGGGAGAGGTCCGAGCGATGTCTCgctacggatgtcggcggccaggccCCTGGATGGCGGGGCGGCATGCGACAGCGGGCACGCCTGTGCCATTCGTGTGATGGGCGAGGcgccagcgtggctcgaaCGCGTCTCGCCCGACCCCctgctgcctgctggtgtggggagctctgagccaccccgagggatgcaccaggtggcggccggcacaatatgggggcggcggcgaggcgagctgcgtggtgggtgggtgggcagagctCGAGGCAGGGGCGTGCGCCGATGGCTGGGTTGGCGCCTTGCTGCAAGGCGTGTCTAGCGCTGCTCCGCGCCACGCGGTGGGCCCGCAGCGGGGCCGGGGGTGTCGAGTGGGGGTGGGCTCGTGTTCAACATGGTGGCGAGTGGGTGTGCGGAGTGGAAGAGACACCtttgcgcgcgtgtgtggctCGGCTGTGGGGCATCAGCACAAATCTTAATAGCGGTCTTCTCACTCGTCAGTGAGGAAAGCGCGGGACATGCAGCGGGAGCAACGCCGCTTTGCTTCTTTCAAGTCTTCATTGAGTGACAGTACGACTCGATTGCTGGCGTAtttttcttctgttgctgttgcgctCGCTTGGTACTCATGATGACCACTACTAACGCTTTCTCGCAAAACggcgagagaggtgaggagaAACTCTAAGTAAGTAGTCAATGCACCTCTCGCAGCGCATTTCTTACAGATTTGTCTGACGGTGGCGCATGTGGATACGTGCACGTATGCGATGTTTCTTCGTCCATCCAtccatcccccctcctctctctctctcgctcgctctgcTTTGCTTGCCGAgggcctcttttttttgttttcattTACTCGTTTTCGTGCTCAGTTGTGAGCTCACTGCGCCTTctctcgcgtgtgtgcgtgcgtaacactttcctctctctccctactcgccgccgtctttctctctctttgctcccgggggggagggggaaggaagtCTGGGCGTTGTTCACCGTAGGAGCGTCTTCTGCTCATTCGCGAAACAATCTCGAGGACCATTCCTCTGCGCTGGCGCTCGAGGTCTTCATGTCGTCACCGAGTCACGGAGACGTCTACGGTATTGGGTGCGCGCCTACAGCGACGAACGATTTTACTGCAaatggcgcacacgcacactcggCAGGCGTCAGCAACCGCGTtgcgaagctgaagctgtCAACGCTTACAGCCATGGGATCCGGAGCAGAACCAACGCACAGCGCACTGCGCATCATCGGCAGTGATGTGTCGCGGCAGTTACCCCCACGCGTGGCTTCCCCAACACCGGGCATTACGGCGATGCCACTGCTTAGCACCAGTTTCTCCCAGCGCGGCCCCGCGAAGCCAACTGTATCTTCACAGGAGAGCATCAGCGTCATCGTGCGCTTGAAGGCTACGCCCAAATTGTCCTCGTCAACGGCGCTGCTCTCTTACGCAGTGGAGGATGGCACACTTGCGACGCCACGGATGGTCTGTCGTGTCTCCTCGCAGGATAACGGACTCGCCTCGCCGCGtctgcacagctgcggcggtggcggctcgGCAGAGTCACCCGCTGCTCTCTCAACGGCCTTCACTGACACTGACGGAGGTGCCAATGTTGCTACTACCCAATCTACGGAGGCCACCACATCTCCTGCGCTCTCGGTTTCGTTGCCCAGAGTGGTAGTGAGTCCGTCGATACAGCCGTCAAAGCGTCTGCCCTTGACCCCCGCCTCTCCAACGATGTACTCCTCGTCGCCGCAGCCGAGCTTCTCCGCGGCAGAGGCCCCGACGACGCACCTCCACGAAGAGGACCGTAGCGCTGTGCTCGGTGGCATGGCCACGGCTGGCCGGAGCATCGGCTCACGTGGCCGCGTGCTCACCATCACCTCTCCCAGCACGAGGGAGCGTCGACAGTACGAGTTTGGCGAGGTGCTGGAGCCGGAGGTGACAAACGCGGCCCTGTGCGAGCGCCTCATCCCATCCATCACGGAGCAGATGGCGGCGGGCTTCAATGTTTGCGTGCTGTGCTACGGCCAAACCGGGAGTGGCAAGACCTACACGATGAATGCGTTGGCTCCAGCCGTTGCGGAGGAGGTGTTTCGCTCCCTTGACGTTAACaacgaggtggtggagatgAGCTACATACAGATCTACAACAACAAAGCCTACAGCCTGCTTGACGGTGCCCGCGGTGGCAAGTTTGGTGTCGAGCTGTCACGACCGCTAACGAGCTGCaccggcagtggcagcaacagcggtggcagctACCTTGGCAGTGCCTTGGAACCCAAGGCTCTGATCCAGAGCACCGCTGAGATGCTCAAGAGGATGAAGGCGGCGTCGCGACTGCGCGtgacgcgcgcacacaccctcaACGCCCACAGCTCGCGTTCCTTCACACTTTTGTCTCTGCACATCACGCGTTTCCTCGACGGTGCGCCGCTCACAACGACGCGAGTCACGCTCGCCGACCTCGCCGGAACGGAGAGACTaaagaagagcggcgccgccgggGAGATGGCCAACCAGGCCATCTTCATCAACATGTCCTTGATGGCACTGCGCCAGCTGATGGAGTCCAGCGGcaccgaggcggaggcgctgcactTCCGCAATTCCCTGCTCACTACGTATCTCGCCCCGTGCATGCACAGCTGGCACCTTATTCTTCTCGTTACCGTCTCCCTCGAGGCAGGCAGTTATGAGGAGACAAAGTCGTCACTGGAGTTTGCGACCAATGCGCGACGCCGGAAGGTCAAGAAGGTAAAAAGCCGGGTCGAGAACAGACTGTTGAGCACAGTCGCCCGCGTCTATGGACGTCCgagctccctctctcccgcgGGCGCAGCCGGTGGCGCGGGtagcaggagcagctggaacGTGCATGAAGACAACGCCGACAACAGCGAACGCCAAGGCGTCATCGAAGTCCTTCGGTACCGCCTCCGCGTTTTGGAGGAGACACTGAAGttagagcagcagcgaaacGCCATGAAGGTCGTGCAATCACCGCTGACAGAAGTGCCTGCCGACTCCCAGCATGCAGTGCCAGCCTCAGTGGTGGACGCGAACGCTACAGCACTTGCTCCTGCGGAGAGGCTGCAACGAGAATCTCAGTACTATCGTcacctgctg is from Leishmania braziliensis MHOM/BR/75/M2904 complete genome, chromosome 18 and encodes:
- a CDS encoding putative P-type H+-ATPase, which encodes MGLNGSEKDAAAFEENPTSPLDAEMPPQKPQRRQSVLSKAVSEHDVNATGPMGDLLPPSKGLTTEEAEELLAKYGRNELPEKRTPSWLIYVRGLWGPMPAALWIAIIIEFALENWPDGAILLAIQIANATIGWFETIKAGDAVAALKNSLKPTATVYRDSKWQQIDAALLVPGDLVKLASGSAVPADCSINEGVIDVDEAALTGESLPVTMGPEHMPKMGSNVVRGEVEGTVQYTGTLTFFGKTAALLQSVESDLGNIHVILARVMIALCAISFVLCMCCFIYLLARFYESFRRALQFAVVVLVVSIPIALEIVVTTTLAVGSKHLSKHKIIVTKLSAIEMMSGVNMLCSDKTGTLTLNKMEIQEQCFTFEEGSDLHSTLVLAALAAKWREPPRDALDTMVLGAADLDECDNYEQLSFLPFDPTTKRTAATLVDRRTGEKFDVTKGAPHVILQMVYNQDEINDEVVDIIDSLATRGVRCLSVAKTDQQGRWHMAGILTFLDPPRPDTKDTIRRSKEYGVDVKMITGDHLLIAKEMCRMLNLDPNILTADKLPQIKDANDLPADLGEKYGDMMLSVGGFAQVFPEHKFMIVETLRQRGFTCAMTGDGVNDAPALKRADVGIAVHGATDAARAAADMVLTEPGLSVVVEAMLVSREVFQRMLSFLTYRISATLQLVCFFFIACFSLTPKSYGSMDPHFQFFHLPVLMFMLITLLNDGCLMTIGYDHVVPSERPQKWNLPVVFVSASILAAVACGSSLMLLWIGLEAYSPLYYPNSWFRHLGLAQLPQGKLVTMMYLKISISDFLTLFSSRTGGHFFFYMAPSPILLCGALISLFVSTMAASFWHKSHPDGVLTEGLAWGQSNSERLLPLWVWIYCIVWWFVQDIVKVLAHICMHAVDLFGCVSDTAGSGAVKPYSDGVEEAVGLPHDKK